One segment of Lytechinus variegatus isolate NC3 chromosome 13, Lvar_3.0, whole genome shotgun sequence DNA contains the following:
- the LOC121426157 gene encoding beta-1,3-galactosyltransferase 5-like: protein MLSKKRAIIYIVLAYTVLTFFYLFGTTILHLDNPLESRSKTKDETTTALDRLVTTTQSIPDNVGDKVKGNPATIQKPSSRKALGWRNKFQWESKIDQHDYRILINPRNKCKQSENITLLILVKTRVSSIRERNIIRETYGQGIVKYNVSATILFLLGRESEYNSVAQVDLQKEADLHGDILQEDFIDTYYNLTIKIIMGFKWASTSCRNTYFVMSTDDDCIVDVVNLVNDLESNTSSTFLSNFALAERAINWVPHRDPGDKWYTPRELYSADRWLPFPRGYGYVVSREVAHLLYQASQKIAPPAPWDDVYCGILLHSLGIEMQDIIVWFKTKRAHAKLRAPLKVHDHYVIGGNGNTMIMMTTWTAVENRYQT from the coding sequence ATGCTGTCCAAAAAGAGAGCAATAATTTACATCGTTCTTGCTTACACGGTGTTgacatttttctatttattcggGACAACAATTTTGCATCTGGATAATCCACTCGAATCTCGTTCTAAAACGAAGGATGAGACGACTACTGCCTTAGACCGCCTTGTTACTACTACACAGAGCATACCAGATAACGTTGGTGACAAAGTCAAAGGAAACCCTGCCACGATCCAAAAGCCTTCCTCTAGAAAGGCACTTGGTTggagaaataaatttcaatggGAGTCCAAAATAGACCAGCATGACTACCGCATCCTCATTAACCCTCGGAATAAATGCAAGCAGTCGGAAAATATAACTTTGCTTATCCTCGTAAAGACAAGAGTGAGTAGCATAAGAGAGAGGAATATAATCAGAGAAACGTATGGTCAGGGGATAGTGAAGTATAATGTGTCTGCAACGATTCTATTTCTACTTGGAAGAGAAAGTGAATATAATTCAGTTGCACAGGTTGATCTCCAGAAGGAGGCTGATCTACACGGAGATATTCTTCAAGAGGACTTCATAGATACCTACTACAATCTAACCATCAAAATAATTATGGGTTTCAAATGGGCATCGACGTCCTGCCGCAATACTTACTTTGTAATGTCAACAGATGATGACTGCATCGTCGACGTCGTTAACCTTGTCAATGATCTCGAATCAAACACCTCTTCGACGTTTCTTTCGAATTTTGCCCTGGCCGAGCGAGCAATCAACTGGGTTCCGCACCGCGATCCTGGTGATAAGTGGTACACTCCACGGGAATTGTATTCGGCTGATCGCTGGTTACCCTTTCCTCGAGGATACGGTTATGTTGTTTCCAGAGAGGTGGCTCATCTTCTTTACCAAGCTTCTCAGAAGATTGCTCCACCTGCACCCTGGGATGATGTCTACTGTGGTATACTCTTACATTCATTGGGGATAGAGATGCAAGATATCATAGTTTGGTTTAAGACCAAGCGTGCACATGCAAAATTAAGAGCACCATTGAAGGTTCATGACCACTATGTGATTGGGGGAAATGGAAAtacaatgatcatgatgaccaCATGGACTGCAGTTGAAAATAGGTACCAGACATAA